The nucleotide sequence TGCGCTTCCCATTCCGGGTTGCTGGCCAATGGCCCTCCATCCAGCTTCGACTGGATGTGCGCTAGTTGATGATGGATGGCGAGCAGGTCGGATTCCCACTGGAGAGAACCCGTCTCGACGGACTTTCGCAGCGCAGCACACTCTAGCTCCGCGCGCTGTGTTTGGATGTCTAATACCTCCTCCTCCGAAATCTCGGTTACGCGGAACCCTCGCTGGTCCTCGGCCGTGATGAGCCCGGTTGAAGAAAGCCGTGACAGCGCCTCACGTAATGGAATCGCGCCAGCTTCATACCGATCGCTAAGTTCTTTCACAGTCAAACGGGCGCCCGGCTGAAGCACGCCTGTCAGAAGGTCTTGCCGCAATCGGTCGGTCAGAATTGAAGCCATTGTTCGTCGGCCAACAGGCGAAAGCCCGACCCGGGATGCCATGGAATGCTGCCTAACAGGTCCGTCTTCTCTAGCTACCAGGATTCCCGTGCAGTGAACCCGGCAAGCGATCACACATCGACTCAAAGCAATCTTGAAGAATGCGCCGACAGGAAGAAAAAGTCAATATAAACCGCAGGATTATATATATTCCGGTTTGCAGCGGCTGAGTCGGTTGCTGCCCCGCTACAGTGATCTTTCAAGTCTCCACAAATTTGCTCGCCTTCACGGCTGGCTTGGACATGCCGAAATTCTTCAGCAAGCGTAAAGCCTCGCAAGGAAGGAAACATCGAATCCTTTCGCTTGAATCTTTGCCGAAAGTCAGAGGCGGGAAAAAAGGGCGCTGATGGCAGCCGACGCGATCCGCGCGACCACAAGTGGGCTGTTCGACGTCTTGGGCAAGATTTCGGGATCGGACTGCGTTGTCTTCACGCCGTCCTGGATTTGACCGGGATCGGCGTCATTTCGGAGCCGGCGTAAGTCGTGGGAATGGCGGTTTGAGAAAGGCCAGTGTGCAGCGGGAGGGCTTTTCCAAGTCCGATGGTCGATCCGCCACCCGCCGCAATGATGCCATCCGTTTCAAGTCGGATGCGCACTTGAGGGCCTCTTCGGTCACGCCGACGGGCGTGTGCATGACCGCGCCGGCAAACAATCCTGCAAATGTTCCCTGAGACGTTGGGCCATGTCGCGCCCCAGCCGCTCGTGGCACGGGGGCGTCAGGACCAAAGCGCGACGGATGGTGGTATCTCCTTTCGATTGCCTATTGTTAAAGGTCCCGTTCAGAGATCGCATGTGGATCATCGAGCCCACGGAGGAGGCGTTGCATCTCGTTCAGATCATCAGCGCCTTCGACGAACCGCTGTCGTGCGCCACATGAAACGATCAATCGCACGAACTCTGCCGCCGCCTTTTCGATGCGCCCGCTCAGAGTCAACGAGCCCGCTCCTCCGAAGTCGTCGGTTGCGGCGTAAACGGCGGTCGGGGAAACCATCGTATGCAAGTAGGAGAACATCGGCCGCAACGCATGTTCCAGCACCAGAGAATGGCGCTCGGTGCCGCCGGTGGCGCCGATGAGCACAGGCATATCCTTTAGCGTCCCTTCGGGAAGCACGTCGAAAAAAGACTTGAACAGCCCACTGAAGGACGCATTGAACGCCGGCGTCACAGCGATCAGCGCGTCCGCGTCGGCAAGGGTTTCGAACACTTGCTCCAGATCGGACGTCGCAAAGCCGGTCAGCATCATGTCCATGACCGATCGGCCGTACTTGCGCAACTCGAACACCTTCAGCTCGGCAGCGGGTAGGTTCGCGCGCACGGCTCCCGCCAGCCGGTCTGCCAATAGCCGCGTCGAGGACGGCTCACGCAGTCCGCCAGCCACCACTGCGATAGTAGTCATGAGCGCCCCTCCGCCTCGGGAAGCTCGACCTTGAGCGCCGACGATCCCTCTTTCTCCGCGGCGCGCTTTTCCTTGGCGGCCACTAGCGAGATGTGCGTGGGGGCGCCAGGTACGTCGGCGGGACGGCCGATCGCGAACTCCTTGCGCAGCACCGGGACGACCTCCCCACCGAGCAGATCGAGCTGCTCGAGCACGGTCTTGAGCGGCAGGCCAGCGTGGTCGACTAAGAAGAGTTGTCGCTGATAATGGCCAACGTAATCGCGAAAACTCAGCGTGCGATCGATGACCTCTTGCGGAGAACCGACAGTTAATGGGGTCTGAGACATGAAGTCCTCCAGAGACGGGCCATGGCCGTACACCGGCGCGTTATCGAAGTACGGACGGAACTCGCGAATGGCATCCTGGCTGTTTGGCCGCATGAAGACCTGACCGCCGAGACCTACGATCGCCTGCTCCGGCGTTCCGTGGCCGTAGTGCGCAAAGCGTTCGCGGTAACGTTGCACCATTCTTTGTGTGTGCGATGGCGGCCAGAAGATATGGTTGGCGAAGAAGCCGTCGGCATAATATGCGGCCAACTCGGCAATCTCGGGCGAGCGGATGGACGCATGCCAGACGAACGGCGGCACGCCATTTAGCGGCCGCGGCGCGAGCGTGAATCCTTGCAGGTGCGTACGGAACTTGCCCTCCCAGTTCACGACCTCATTGTCCCAAAGGGACCGCAGTAGCGCGTAGTTCTCAACGGTGAGCGCGATCGCGGCGCGGATGTCCTTGCCAAACCACGGATATACCGGCCCGGTGTTGCCGCGCCCAAGCATGATGTCGACCCTGCCGTCCGCGAGGTGCTGCAGCACGGCGAAATCCTCGGCGATCTTGACGGGGTCGTTGGTCGTGATCAGCGTCGTGGACGTCGAGAGCAAGAGGTTTTTGGTCTGCGCGGCAATGAATGCGAGTAGCGTGGTGGGCGAGGAAGGAACGAACGGCGGGTTGTGGTGCTCGCCGGTGGCGAACACGTCAAGGCCAACCTCATCAGCCTTCTTGGCGATCTCCACCGTAGCCTTGATCCGTTCGTGCTCGCTCAGCGTACGTCCGGTGAGCGGGTCGTTGGTGACATCGCCAACGGTGAAGATCCCAAACTGCATTCCACTCATCGATGTATACTCCTCGGCGGCGAAGTGGGATTTGATCCTTTGCGGTCTCGGCCTGCCGGTCGACGGCGAAATGCCAGACTGGAGGATCGCTGACAACGGCAAACGAGATGCATGAACTTTTCAAGGGTAATCGGCTCGTTCGCAATGGCTATTGGCCCACTACGTGACACAAGGAGGGCGCGACTGTTCGCTGTGATGAAACACCGAATTCGAAACCGCCTGGCTCTTCGCTGGCTTTAAACCGGCTAACTTGTGGCCGCCTGGGCGGTCGTCCGCACATCCAGGGACAGCCAAGAGGACGATCAAAAGGCTCTCCTCAGTAGGCTCTTTTTGGCTGGCCCAAGCCGGTCATCGGCCAGAAGATCGTTTTTGCCGAGGCGGTGCCTGCTGGATGACGCAAGAGTTCGTGCACGATGACGCCTCAGTCGCGCTTCGAGATCCTTCTCGTCCTGCTGATGATCGCTGTCGTGCTGGAGACCCTTGCGTCGCGGCTGAGGCTTCCGCGTGCGTCGGTCTTGATGACCGGCGGCATCGCCATCGCGCTCGTTCCAGGGCTTCCTGGCATCGAGTTTGATCCGGACCTTGTTATGGTCCTTTTTCTTCCGCCGCTTCTGCTCGCCAGCGCTTATTTTACCGTCTGGACCGATTTCCGCGCGAACCTCAGGATCATCTTCCAACTGGCGACGGGCGCTGTCGTGCTAACAACAGTCGTTGTTGCAGTTGTAGCGCATTGGCTGAAGCCTGAATTGCCTTGGTCTGTCTGCTTCGCTCTTGGCGCGATCCTTTCACCGCCCGATGCGGTTGCGGCCAAGGCCGTCTTGAAGCGGTTCCCGCTCCCGCGGCGCGTTGTCGTTCTGCTTGAAGGAGAAAGTCTCGTCAACGATGCATCCGGCCTGGTCCTGCTTCAGCTTGCTGTCACAGCCGCGATGACCGGCACGTTCGGGATAGGGCAAGCGAGCATGACATTTCTGTATGTGGCCATGGCCGGAATCGGCATCGGACTCATGCTTGGGTACCTGTCAGCGTCCATAGCTCGCCTTCTCGCCGATGCTCGTCTGACGGTCATCTGGACTTTTCTGTTGGCCTGGGCGTCTTATATCATCGCCGAGGCCGCCGGAGCATCAGGAGTCCTGTCAACGGTTGCTTGCGGCCTCATTCTTGGCCGCCATCAGCATAGGACATGGTCTGCTGCCGCGCGCACGCAAGCGCGGGCGGTCTGGGACGTGGCCGAGTTCGTGATGGAATCACTCCTTTTCATCATCATAGGCTTGTCCCTGCGTGGCGTGGTTGAGCGCGCCGGCGGTCAGTGGAGGACGATCGTCGACCTTCTTCCGGCGATTGCGGCAATTCTGGCTGCACTCATTCTGTCCCGCGCGGCGTGGATTTTTCCAGCCACTTACCGCGCGCTCGTTCCGTCGCTCAGGCGGCGCGATCCGTATCCACCTGCGACCATTCCCGCGCTCATGAGCTGGGCCGGCATGCGGGGCGTTGTAAGTCTCGCCGCGGCACTGGGCTTACCCGCTGACCTCCCGGGACGAGACTTCGTTCTGATCGTGACCTTTGGCGTGATCGCCGGAACGATCTTTGTCCTTGGCGGAACCCTCACACCGCTTGCGAGGGCCATTGCGGGTCGCGACTTTGTGCTCGAACAGGCGCCGACGTTGACTGAGAGCGATTTACGCCTGAGAATCGCGGAAGCCGAGCTTCGGGCCGTCCGCGATCACAGCCATAACCTGAATGGTGCGCACGCTGACCGTATCATTGCGCAGTACGAATGGCGCGCCAAGGTCGCCCGCGATCAAGGCGCCAACTCCAATAGGAATGACCATGTTGGAGGAGAGCATGCGCGAGCCGTACTTTCAGCTGTCACGGCAGCCCGAAAGGAGCTTCTCGATCTTTTCCAAGAGGGATTGGTCCACGATAGTCTCCTTCACCAATTCGAGGAGGAGCTCGATCTGGAGGAGCTCTCGGCACGAAAAATAACGGCGCGCGGCGATTACTGACTGCTCCGCTTCCTTCGGGTAGCAAGGGGTGGCTGTTTCGTTAAAGCGAACTCTGCGTTCTTTTTTGATAGCCTTTCGTCGCCTCAAGGCGCGTGAGAGTAGTACAGCCTTCGATGCAGCGCGCTGGTAGACCGCTACGCGCTGCAGTGGTTGGATGGGTGGACAGGACAACTGTCAGATGGCGCGCAGGTCGAACCGGTCGATGATCACGTTGGCGGTTCCTGTCACCGACAGCGCCTGCGCCGCTCGTCGATCCGCGCTTCATATCCTGACGGGTCTGTGGCTCGCGGGCGCAATAGTGAGCACGCCTAACGTCGGTCGTGCCCAGTCGGCCATCCCGCAGCCCTCCATGGGTCTTGGCACCTTTAGTTTCCTCGACGGCGATGGCGGCCCCGGTTTTACATTTGAGACGGTCGGCAGCGGCTATCAGGCTTGGCGACTCAATGATACCCAAGGCGGAAAGGTGCCGGGCCGAAACCAGCAGACAATCGCGGGCATCAATATCCACCCGATTTACGTTTCTGAATTGAAGCTGCTCGGCGGCAATCTTGGGTTCGATGCGGTCATTCCGCTTGTTTACCTTCATAACGATTTCGCCGGCTCCGATAGCACAAATACGAGCGTCGGAGACGTCACGTTCGACCCCCAGATACAATGGAGTCAGCTTTCTCTACTCGGGCGGCCGTTCTCGATGCGCTTTGGGTTGCAGATCGTAGCCCCGACGGGCTCTTATAATCGCGATCGCCCTTCAAATGTTGGGCAGAATATCTGGCAAATCTCGCCCTATTACGCCTTTACGTGGCGCACGACCGAACTTTGGGAAGTCAGTGGCCGCCTGATCTACGACTGGAGCGGCGAGAACCGTGATCTCGCGAGGTCGTCTGGGACACGATCAGCGCAGCCAGGCCAGCAAGCAGCCTTCAGCCTATCTGCATCATATGCGCTGTCCGATCAATGGCGGGCTGGGATTACCGGCTATGGCTTTCAGCAAATCACCAACACCGAAATCGATGGGACCGCGCTGCCCGGGTCACGACAGCGCGCGTTCGGCATCGGACCCGGGCTCGTTTGGTCTAGCTCGAGTGCAAAAGTCATCGCCAACGTCTTCAAGGAATTCGGCGTCGAAAACCGGCCCCAAGGCTACCAAGCTGTTCTGCGCCTCATAACACCGTTCTGAGGTCCGCGAGTTTCGATTTGGAGAGTCTGCGATGAGTTGGATGCCAGCGGTAAACCCCATTCTCGGCTCCGTCTTGTGATGATGGTCTCAAGTTCATGATTATCCCTCAGGTACGAGACCTGGAGGCTTATTGGATCGGCGTGCGAGTGGTCGGCGCTGACAGGACCGACCGATGCTGATCAGCTAATCAACACTTCAACTGCAGATCTCGTTGCTGAAACCAGGCGTCTCATAAAAGACCAAGGTATTGATTTAGCCTGGACGCCGTCGGCGGACCTCTGTTCGAACCGGCTCTGAAATCGTTGCGGCGGGGGTGGCCGTCAGGTCGCTATTACGAGCGTCGACAATCCGCGTGTGAAATGCCCGATACTCTAAAACGGTTGAGCGACGAGAAGAGGGCGGCGCGGCGGGAAGCAGTCTAACTCGGAGTTCGACTGCTTCGAACAACGGAGTGCGGCTGCGCCTGTTATTGCGGTCTAGTTTGTCATAGTTTGGGTGGAGTCAGCGTCGATTTCGCTCGAGACCTGCGCTCGAAGAATGACTGCGAATTGATTGCTGCAACCCAATGCATCGCGGGCGGATTCTGACATCCGTAGGAAAGGCCATCTCGTGACCAAACCCAAGATTGCTATCATCATCGGCTCAACCCGCAACACGCGGTTCGCCGACAAGCCGGCACAATGGCTGCTCGAACAAGCTCAGAGGCGGGATGAGATGACTTTCGAGCTAGTTGATCTGCGTGATTACGATCTTCCGTTTTTCAACGAGGCGGCGTCCAACCTGTGGCTGCCTTCGTCGGATGAACGCGCCGTAAAATGGCAGCGCAAGCTCGCGGATTTCGATGGATATATTTTCGTCGTGGCGGAGTATAACCGCTCGATCACAGGAGCGCTCAAGAATGCGCTCGATCAAGCCTACAAAGAGTGGAATCGAAAGCCGATGGCCGCCATGGGCTATGGCGGGGTCGGGGGCGCGCGTGCAGTAGAACATCTGCGCAACATCGCGGTCGAGCTCCAAATGGTGCCGTTGCGCCACGCCGTGCATCTGTCAGGCGGCGAATTTCTCAAGGTGTCGCCGATTGGGCAGAATGCACCGATGTCCGAGGTCGATGCGGTCTTGCAGCCTTCCTTGAAGTCCATGCTGGATGAATTGGCTTGGTGGGCAAACGCCACGAAGGCCGGGCGCGAGCAGGTGGTGAAAGCAGATTGACCTAAAAAATAGAGGGCTTTGGTGAAGCGATGCCGGTTATCTGGTGGTCTGTCCCGCATCAACGATGAAAGTCTGTCCGGTCGTGAAGGATGACATGGGCGAACACAGAAACAGCACCATACCCGAGATCTCTTCCGGCTTGCCCGCACGTTCGAACAAAGGTCCTGAAAGCACCTTTTTGCGCATAACAGGATCATCCAACCATCTCCGGGTCATCCCGGTCTCGACCAAGCCAGGCGCCAAGGCATTTACACGAATGTCGTCTTTGGCATGATCCACTGCGGCCGCTTTGGTCAGTCCAATGACTGCATGCTTGGCGGCCACATAGGGCGCCATTCCGGGATCGGCGATTACTCCTGCGATGGACGCGGTATTTACGATGGCGCCGCCTCCGTGTTTGGACATGTGCAGGATCTCGTGCTTCATGCAGAGGAAGACACCTTTAAGATCCACCGCGATCACTTTGTCGAATGTCGCTTCGTCTACTTCCGCAAGCGGAAGCGTCGGTGGAAGCACGCCCGCGTTATTGAACGCACAATCCAGGCGTCCGTAGCTGCCAAGTGTTGCCTCGACCAACGCTTTCACATCATCTTCTTTTGAAACATCTACTTTGACGAACAAGGCCTCGCCACCAGCCCCTTTGATTGCTGCAACCGTCTCTTCACCCTGTTCACTGAGGTCACCAACCACAACTTTTGCACCTTGTCGCGCGAACCCCAGCGCCGTCGCCCGACCAATTCCCGTGCTGCCGCCGGTAATCAATGCAACCTTGCCGAAATAGTCGAGAAGCTCGCTCATGGTTCAATGTTCCCTTGCCGAATGTCCAGCTTAAGCCCGGACTGGCCTTTGCCTTAAAGCAAGATATCAGGCCCGCTGCATGTGGCCGACTAACCTTCGTTTCCATTGTTTGGCCGTGCCGAACACAGGGTTCTAGGGACCCGACTATAAGTAGAGAGCTGCTCGTCTTTCCGGATCAAATCGAGCTGTTCGCGCCCCGCAGCTCGCCTTGATTGGAGAGGATCGGCGAGCCGAACGACCATCGTAAGATGCTCACTGATACAGATCCTTGTTTTGTTCGCGAAGGATATTCTTCTGAACCTTACCCATTGTGTTGCGCGGCAACTCGCTCACAAAGATCACTTTCTTAGGCACTTTGAACTTTGCCAAGCGGCCTTGCAGATGATTCAGGACGTCTTCCTCGGTCAACGTGCAATCCAATTGGCGTATTACAATCGCGGTAACGCTTTCACCGAAATCGGGGTGAGGACAGCCAATTACGGCAGATTCCACGACTCCTGCCAGAGCGTCGATTTCTGCTTCGACTTCTGCGGGATAGACATTGAAGCCACCGCTGATGATCAGATCTTTGGCTCGGCCAACGATTGTGAGATAGCCCTTCGCATCGAAGCGGCCGATATCGCCTGTAACAAAGAAACCATCAGGACGAAATTCGGCCTTGGTCTTCTCTGGCAGGCCCCAGTACCCCGAAAACACGCATGGACCGCGGACTTCGATTATTCCCGCCTCTCCATGCGGCAGCTGACGCCCGCTGTCGGGATCGACGATGCGTAGATCTATGTCCGGCAATGGAACTCCGACCGTGCCGGCGATGCGCTCTCCTTCGTAGGGATTCGATGTAGTTATGTTGGTTTCGGTCATTCCGTATCGTTCGAGTATGGCGTGACCAGTTCGTCTTTTGAACTCAAGGTGGGTTTCCGAAAGCAGGGGGGCCGATCCAGAGGTGAAAAGCCGAAAACCGGAGCAAGCCTCCTTCGTCAGAGCCGCATTGTTGAGCAACCGCGTGTAGAAGGTTGGAACGGCCATCATCGAGGTGGCCCTCGGAAGAAGGTCGATAATCCTGTCCGCATCGAACTTCTGCATGAAGATCATTGATCCGCCTGCCATCATCAGCGTGTTGCAAGCCACAAACAAGCCGTGCGTGTGGAATATTGGCAATGCGTGGATCAGAACGTCTTTGCTCGTGAAACGCCAATATTCCTTGAGGGTCCGCGCATTCGACGACAGATTGCCGTGAGTGAGCATGGCCCCTTTTGATCGGCCGGTTGTCCCAGATGTATAAAGGATGGCAGCAAGATCACCTTTGGAACGCTCAATATCAGCGAAGTCGGGCCCGAGATCTGCAGCAGCTTCAGAAAGAGTGCCCTTGCCTCTTGCGTCCAACGTCTCGACCCAAGAAATGCCGTTGCGGTGCGCCATCTCGACGATGGTATCGCGCCTCTTAGGGTCGCAGACGATGAGCGCAGGCTTTGCGTCGCTGACGAAATAGTCGAGTTCAGTAGGCGTATATGCGGTGTTCAATGGGAGATAGATCACGCCGGCTCGAAGGGCACCGAGGTAGAGCATCAAATTGTCGATGCTTTTGTCGACTTGAACAGCGACGCGATCTCCCGGCTTCAAGCCGCGCGCAGTCAGAACATTGGCCATCTGTCCCGACCGCGTGAGCATATCCCCATAGGTCAAAGATCGATTGTCGAGGTCTTCGATAAATGGGCTGTCGACGGCAGGAATGCTTTTGCGGATAAGATGAAAGAGGTTCATGGTCGCGCCAAACTGGATTCATTAACTTTCGAATCGCGTCAACTCGAACCGAGATGGTGTTCGTTTCGGCAGGTCATCGTTTCCTTGATTCACGGGTCGGCAAATCTCGGTAGACGGCGCTCTATCCAGGCCCGTAGTCCTTCCTGCGCGCTTGACGACGTGAGACTATCAAAGAATCTGACATTGATGGCGCCCGCGTCACCTGTGCCGCGCGCGATGGCGTTCAGCGACGCTTTTAGTCCCCGCAAAGAGACTGGAGACCTTTGCGCAAGCATCAGCGCGATCGCGCTCAAACGGGGTTCAAGAGCATCGGCCGCGGTGATTTCGTTGAGGAAGCCGATCCGAAGCATTTCGGCGCTGTTGATTTGATCGCCCGTTAGGAAAAGGCGTGTCGCCTCGGATAGTCCGAGCCGCTCTACATATCGCCTCAAGCCTGAATGGTAGTACTCGATACCCAGTCGCGCAGGGGACATAGTGAGACATGCTCCTTCCACTGCAATTCGAATGTCACACGCCAGCGCAAAGTCGGTAGCGCCACCGTAGACATTGCCATTGAGGCCGCAGATCGTTGGGATGGGGAGCGCTTCGAGCGTATCGCAGAGCGATGCGAAAGCTGCCGTGGATTCGCGAGCACGGTCGCTCGACAGCGTTTGCAGATCAAATCCGGAACTGAAACTAGGTCCACGCGCGGTGATCACTACGACCCGAACGGCTCTTCGAGCGGACAACTCGCGCAACATCACCGCCATTGTCTCGATGTCCGCTGGCTCGAAACGATTGTGCTGATCGGGGCGATTCAGGCGGATGCGCGCGACCGCGTCCTCGATCTGCAGTGTTGGGTGACCGGCCGGGCCATGCGCCCTTTGTTCGCTCATGATATTTTATTTCATGGGTATAATATCTTTGTCAAACGAAAAAAAATATGTAAATACTCCACGAAGTGGCCACCACGGCGAAGACCAGGGGCGCGGATTGCAGGCTAAGAAGCAGTATCGGACCGACGAGATCAGGACGTGGATACGTGGCGAGATCGAATCCGGAGCGCTCTTGCCGGGGGCGCGTCTGGAGGAGCAGCCGCTGTCTGAGCGCTTTGGCGTTTCCAAGACGCCCGTCCGCGAGGCCCTCATTCAGCTTTCGTCGGCAGGCCTGGTGGAACTGCGGCAGCGTCGTGGAGCCGTCGTGACGCTCTTGAGTGTCGACCAAGTGATCTCGATGTTTGAGGTCATGACCGAGCTCGAAAGCGTGGCGGCCAAGCTTGCCGCCTCTCGCATGTCGGCGGACGATCGTGATGAGCTAAGCAAGATACATGATCGTAGCGAAGAGTTCGTTCGGAACGAAGACTTTGGTCAGTACGACGCTCTGAACAAGGAATTTCACGAGCTGATATATCGGGGATCCGGTAATCACTACCTGGAAGCCAGCGTCAAGGATATTCGAGGGCGACTGCGCGTCTACCGCAGATATCCCTTCCAAAGACCGGGACGGATTCTCCAGTCCTTCAAGGACCATAGTGACATCGTAAGCGCAATTATGAAGGGGGACGGCGAGACCGCAGCTCGGGTGATGCGTGATCACATCAGCATCGGTGGACGAGTATTCGCCGATTTGGTCATCGAGATGGTGCGATATTCCTGATGCGGAGGGGAGCTCCTTGAGTTGCCGCGGCATTGAATTCGATGGGCGACGGGCAGATCGTAACGGAGGAAAATTTGAACAGTTCGCTTGACGACAAGAAGATCCGACGACAACTCATGCTTATCGGTGGCGAGTGGCTCCCGGCGCGCACGGGGGAGGTGCTCACGGTCGAGAATCCAGGTCGGCGGCAGATCATCGCGACTGTTCCGCGCGGAGGGGTCGAGGATGTCGATCTAGCGGTCGCGAAGGCGCTTGCCGCCTTCGATTCTTGGCGAAG is from Bradyrhizobium sp. ISRA430 and encodes:
- a CDS encoding malonyl-CoA synthase — translated: MNLFHLIRKSIPAVDSPFIEDLDNRSLTYGDMLTRSGQMANVLTARGLKPGDRVAVQVDKSIDNLMLYLGALRAGVIYLPLNTAYTPTELDYFVSDAKPALIVCDPKRRDTIVEMAHRNGISWVETLDARGKGTLSEAAADLGPDFADIERSKGDLAAILYTSGTTGRSKGAMLTHGNLSSNARTLKEYWRFTSKDVLIHALPIFHTHGLFVACNTLMMAGGSMIFMQKFDADRIIDLLPRATSMMAVPTFYTRLLNNAALTKEACSGFRLFTSGSAPLLSETHLEFKRRTGHAILERYGMTETNITTSNPYEGERIAGTVGVPLPDIDLRIVDPDSGRQLPHGEAGIIEVRGPCVFSGYWGLPEKTKAEFRPDGFFVTGDIGRFDAKGYLTIVGRAKDLIISGGFNVYPAEVEAEIDALAGVVESAVIGCPHPDFGESVTAIVIRQLDCTLTEEDVLNHLQGRLAKFKVPKKVIFVSELPRNTMGKVQKNILREQNKDLYQ
- a CDS encoding CE1759 family FMN reductase; amino-acid sequence: MTTIAVVAGGLREPSSTRLLADRLAGAVRANLPAAELKVFELRKYGRSVMDMMLTGFATSDLEQVFETLADADALIAVTPAFNASFSGLFKSFFDVLPEGTLKDMPVLIGATGGTERHSLVLEHALRPMFSYLHTMVSPTAVYAATDDFGGAGSLTLSGRIEKAAAEFVRLIVSCGARQRFVEGADDLNEMQRLLRGLDDPHAISERDL
- a CDS encoding transporter is translated as MITLAVPVTDSACAARRSALHILTGLWLAGAIVSTPNVGRAQSAIPQPSMGLGTFSFLDGDGGPGFTFETVGSGYQAWRLNDTQGGKVPGRNQQTIAGINIHPIYVSELKLLGGNLGFDAVIPLVYLHNDFAGSDSTNTSVGDVTFDPQIQWSQLSLLGRPFSMRFGLQIVAPTGSYNRDRPSNVGQNIWQISPYYAFTWRTTELWEVSGRLIYDWSGENRDLARSSGTRSAQPGQQAAFSLSASYALSDQWRAGITGYGFQQITNTEIDGTALPGSRQRAFGIGPGLVWSSSSAKVIANVFKEFGVENRPQGYQAVLRLITPF
- a CDS encoding GntR family transcriptional regulator; amino-acid sequence: MQAKKQYRTDEIRTWIRGEIESGALLPGARLEEQPLSERFGVSKTPVREALIQLSSAGLVELRQRRGAVVTLLSVDQVISMFEVMTELESVAAKLAASRMSADDRDELSKIHDRSEEFVRNEDFGQYDALNKEFHELIYRGSGNHYLEASVKDIRGRLRVYRRYPFQRPGRILQSFKDHSDIVSAIMKGDGETAARVMRDHISIGGRVFADLVIEMVRYS
- a CDS encoding enoyl-CoA hydratase/isomerase family protein — encoded protein: MSEQRAHGPAGHPTLQIEDAVARIRLNRPDQHNRFEPADIETMAVMLRELSARRAVRVVVITARGPSFSSGFDLQTLSSDRARESTAAFASLCDTLEALPIPTICGLNGNVYGGATDFALACDIRIAVEGACLTMSPARLGIEYYHSGLRRYVERLGLSEATRLFLTGDQINSAEMLRIGFLNEITAADALEPRLSAIALMLAQRSPVSLRGLKASLNAIARGTGDAGAINVRFFDSLTSSSAQEGLRAWIERRLPRFADP
- a CDS encoding FCD domain-containing protein translates to MASILTDRLRQDLLTGVLQPGARLTVKELSDRYEAGAIPLREALSRLSSTGLITAEDQRGFRVTEISEEEVLDIQTQRAELECAALRKSVETGSLQWESDLLAIHHQLAHIQSKLDGGPLASNPEWEAQHCKFHLQLVSACGSKWLLRFIRTLIDHSSRYRQIGAYAILSSEVRRDIAGEHKAILDAALARDADLACALLRSHYRATTRAVVDFIERTRGK
- a CDS encoding iron-containing alcohol dehydrogenase — protein: MRIRLETDGIIAAGGGSTIGLGKALPLHTGLSQTAIPTTYAGSEMTPIPVKSRTA
- a CDS encoding NAD(P)H-dependent oxidoreductase produces the protein MTKPKIAIIIGSTRNTRFADKPAQWLLEQAQRRDEMTFELVDLRDYDLPFFNEAASNLWLPSSDERAVKWQRKLADFDGYIFVVAEYNRSITGALKNALDQAYKEWNRKPMAAMGYGGVGGARAVEHLRNIAVELQMVPLRHAVHLSGGEFLKVSPIGQNAPMSEVDAVLQPSLKSMLDELAWWANATKAGREQVVKAD
- a CDS encoding Na+/H+ antiporter yields the protein MTPQSRFEILLVLLMIAVVLETLASRLRLPRASVLMTGGIAIALVPGLPGIEFDPDLVMVLFLPPLLLASAYFTVWTDFRANLRIIFQLATGAVVLTTVVVAVVAHWLKPELPWSVCFALGAILSPPDAVAAKAVLKRFPLPRRVVVLLEGESLVNDASGLVLLQLAVTAAMTGTFGIGQASMTFLYVAMAGIGIGLMLGYLSASIARLLADARLTVIWTFLLAWASYIIAEAAGASGVLSTVACGLILGRHQHRTWSAAARTQARAVWDVAEFVMESLLFIIIGLSLRGVVERAGGQWRTIVDLLPAIAAILAALILSRAAWIFPATYRALVPSLRRRDPYPPATIPALMSWAGMRGVVSLAAALGLPADLPGRDFVLIVTFGVIAGTIFVLGGTLTPLARAIAGRDFVLEQAPTLTESDLRLRIAEAELRAVRDHSHNLNGAHADRIIAQYEWRAKVARDQGANSNRNDHVGGEHARAVLSAVTAARKELLDLFQEGLVHDSLLHQFEEELDLEELSARKITARGDY
- a CDS encoding glucose 1-dehydrogenase; the protein is MSELLDYFGKVALITGGSTGIGRATALGFARQGAKVVVGDLSEQGEETVAAIKGAGGEALFVKVDVSKEDDVKALVEATLGSYGRLDCAFNNAGVLPPTLPLAEVDEATFDKVIAVDLKGVFLCMKHEILHMSKHGGGAIVNTASIAGVIADPGMAPYVAAKHAVIGLTKAAAVDHAKDDIRVNALAPGLVETGMTRRWLDDPVMRKKVLSGPLFERAGKPEEISGMVLFLCSPMSSFTTGQTFIVDAGQTTR
- a CDS encoding LLM class flavin-dependent oxidoreductase, with the protein product MQFGIFTVGDVTNDPLTGRTLSEHERIKATVEIAKKADEVGLDVFATGEHHNPPFVPSSPTTLLAFIAAQTKNLLLSTSTTLITTNDPVKIAEDFAVLQHLADGRVDIMLGRGNTGPVYPWFGKDIRAAIALTVENYALLRSLWDNEVVNWEGKFRTHLQGFTLAPRPLNGVPPFVWHASIRSPEIAELAAYYADGFFANHIFWPPSHTQRMVQRYRERFAHYGHGTPEQAIVGLGGQVFMRPNSQDAIREFRPYFDNAPVYGHGPSLEDFMSQTPLTVGSPQEVIDRTLSFRDYVGHYQRQLFLVDHAGLPLKTVLEQLDLLGGEVVPVLRKEFAIGRPADVPGAPTHISLVAAKEKRAAEKEGSSALKVELPEAEGRS